In a single window of the Pontibacter russatus genome:
- a CDS encoding tetratricopeptide repeat protein, producing MKYILPAVVFLLLSCNKQNLSGSKTTETYETVLSQANEAYERDNFKLAAEKYNAVLEIDSLNAEAFYRRAFSKVKLDDFESAAKDYHRAAELGFRLADCYHNLGLIYMIAFQNHEKAHFYLKKGYKLNPTVDNKELMELAEEELLKAQKKSGS from the coding sequence ATGAAATATATTTTACCGGCAGTAGTATTCTTGCTGCTAAGTTGTAACAAGCAAAATCTATCAGGTTCAAAAACCACTGAAACATACGAAACTGTTCTTTCTCAGGCAAACGAAGCGTATGAGAGAGACAACTTCAAGCTTGCGGCTGAAAAATATAATGCGGTTTTAGAAATTGACTCACTCAATGCTGAAGCATTCTACAGAAGAGCATTTTCAAAAGTAAAGTTGGATGATTTTGAAAGTGCAGCAAAAGATTACCATAGGGCAGCAGAGCTTGGTTTTAGACTTGCCGACTGCTATCATAACTTGGGACTTATTTACATGATTGCATTTCAAAACCATGAAAAAGCTCACTTCTACCTCAAAAAGGGATATAAACTGAATCCGACTGTTGATAATAAGGAGCTTATGGAATTGGCAGAAGAAGAACTCTTAAAGGCTCAAAAAAAGAGTGGTAGCTAA
- a CDS encoding type II toxin-antitoxin system VapC family toxin, protein MNGNRLCVDTNILLYFLKGDQEVIEMIADKDLVISFITELELLSFPKILSDSEETIKGLLENCQIVDIAPEIKDVTIEFRRKSKLKLPDSIVAATAFSLKLPLLTADKQFRVVEELELIIYEI, encoded by the coding sequence ATGAATGGGAATAGGCTTTGTGTAGACACTAACATCCTGCTCTATTTCTTAAAGGGAGATCAGGAGGTAATAGAAATGATTGCTGACAAGGATCTGGTTATTTCTTTTATTACTGAACTTGAACTTCTTTCCTTCCCTAAAATTTTGTCGGATTCAGAAGAAACGATCAAAGGCCTTTTAGAGAATTGCCAGATAGTAGATATAGCCCCTGAAATCAAGGATGTAACTATAGAATTTCGTCGGAAATCAAAACTGAAGCTGCCCGATTCTATTGTAGCTGCGACTGCATTTAGCTTAAAACTACCCTTGCTGACAGCTGATAAGCAATTTCGGGTCGTTGAAGAGCTGGAACTAATAATATACGAAATATAG
- a CDS encoding ABC transporter ATP-binding protein produces the protein MAKRGFGPSAAQENEGRKKISKESFRRGLQIFSYVLPYRFKFITGLVFLLFSSLTFMAFPYLVGKLVDAAVGNTEGLLQDINLIAMGLFGVIVLQGIFSFFRVYFFAQVSENAVADIRRDLYSKFVLLPIPFFEKRRVGEITSRITTDVAQVQDAMSITLAELFRQTTTLLVGTVIIMLVSVKLSLFMLATFPVLVALALVFGRKIKSLSKKTQDELANTNVIVEETLQAINTVKAFTNEMFEIARYKATLGRAVTTALSAAYYRGAFITFIIVGLFGGIILVIWYGATLVANGEIALGDLMSFVLYTVFIGASVGGLGEIYGKVQAALGSTERILEILQEQEEPTDKGARTLSEVLKLHGDIAYRNVAFSYPTRTDVQVLNDISFTVRAGEKVALVGPSGAGKSTIVQLLMRYYDVSGGSITVDGRDIRDINLTTLRSNIGIVPQEVLLFGGTIRENIAYGRPEATEAEIVEAARKANAYDFIRSFPEGFDTLVGERGIKLSGGQRQRVAIARAILKNPVILILDEATSALDSESEQLVQQAMHELMQNRTTIVIAHRLATIRKVDKILVIDGGAIVEEGSHDMLSMNPEGIYANLLKLQFELS, from the coding sequence ATGGCAAAACGCGGATTCGGGCCGAGTGCAGCGCAGGAAAACGAAGGCAGGAAAAAAATCAGTAAGGAAAGCTTTCGCCGGGGGCTGCAGATTTTCAGCTACGTGCTGCCTTACAGATTCAAGTTCATCACGGGCCTCGTCTTCCTGCTGTTTTCGAGCCTGACGTTCATGGCCTTCCCCTACCTGGTTGGCAAACTCGTGGACGCAGCTGTCGGCAACACCGAGGGGCTGCTGCAGGACATCAACCTGATTGCCATGGGCCTGTTTGGCGTCATCGTGCTGCAGGGCATCTTTTCCTTTTTCAGGGTGTACTTCTTTGCGCAGGTAAGCGAAAACGCCGTGGCCGACATCCGCCGCGATTTATATAGCAAATTCGTGCTGCTGCCCATCCCGTTCTTCGAGAAACGGCGCGTGGGAGAAATCACCAGCCGCATCACCACCGACGTGGCGCAGGTGCAGGATGCCATGTCCATCACGCTGGCGGAGCTTTTCCGGCAAACCACCACTTTGCTCGTCGGCACTGTCATCATCATGCTGGTGTCAGTCAAGTTGTCGCTGTTCATGCTGGCCACCTTTCCGGTGCTGGTGGCGCTGGCGCTGGTGTTTGGCCGCAAGATCAAAAGCCTCTCCAAAAAGACGCAGGACGAGCTGGCCAACACCAATGTGATTGTGGAGGAAACGCTGCAGGCCATCAACACGGTGAAGGCCTTCACGAACGAGATGTTTGAGATTGCCCGCTACAAAGCCACCCTGGGCAGGGCCGTGACCACAGCCCTGTCGGCCGCCTACTACCGCGGTGCATTCATTACGTTCATCATCGTCGGGCTGTTCGGCGGCATTATCCTCGTTATCTGGTATGGTGCCACGCTGGTGGCCAACGGCGAGATTGCGCTCGGCGACCTGATGTCGTTTGTGCTCTACACCGTGTTCATTGGCGCCTCCGTGGGCGGCCTCGGCGAGATATATGGCAAGGTGCAGGCCGCGCTTGGCTCCACAGAGCGCATCCTGGAGATACTGCAGGAGCAGGAAGAGCCGACCGATAAAGGCGCGAGAACCCTGAGCGAAGTCCTGAAACTGCATGGGGATATAGCCTACCGTAATGTGGCTTTCTCCTACCCTACCCGCACCGATGTGCAGGTGCTCAACGACATCAGCTTTACCGTGCGCGCCGGCGAGAAAGTGGCCCTGGTTGGCCCGAGCGGCGCCGGAAAGTCTACGATCGTGCAGCTGCTGATGCGCTACTACGATGTTTCTGGCGGCAGCATCACAGTGGACGGCAGGGACATCCGCGATATAAATCTGACCACGCTGCGCAGCAACATCGGCATCGTGCCGCAGGAAGTGCTGCTTTTTGGCGGCACCATCCGGGAGAACATTGCCTACGGCCGGCCCGAGGCCACCGAGGCGGAGATTGTGGAGGCGGCCCGCAAAGCCAATGCCTATGATTTCATCAGGTCCTTCCCCGAAGGGTTTGACACCCTGGTGGGCGAGCGCGGCATCAAGCTGTCGGGAGGGCAGCGCCAGCGCGTGGCCATTGCCCGCGCCATCCTCAAAAACCCGGTCATCCTCATCCTCGACGAAGCCACCAGCGCCCTCGACTCCGAGTCGGAGCAACTGGTGCAGCAGGCCATGCACGAGCTGATGCAAAACCGTACTACCATCGTTATCGCCCACCGCCTGGCCACCATCCGCAAGGTAGACAAGATACTGGTGATAGACGGCGGCGCGATTGTGGAGGAAGGTTCGCACGACATGCTTTCCATGAACCCCGAGGGCATATATGCCAACCTGCTGAAGCTGCAGTTTGAGCTAAGCTAA
- a CDS encoding 3-deoxy-D-manno-octulosonic acid transferase, with protein sequence MKLLYDIGLKAYRAAIALAAPFNGKASLMLEGRERQFERLQRAMQGNQSPVAWFHCASLGEFEQGRPVMEAFREAFPLYKILLTFFSPSGYEVRKNYSGADDIYYLPLDSKENAARFVQLVQPRLAVFVKYEFWHYYLQELQRRQIPVLSVSAIFRKEQLYFKPYGRFYRDILRRFTHIYTQNQASLELLRSIDVQQASVAGDTRFDRVLQTAASVKILPLVEAFVQQQQVFVVGSSWPPDIDVLLPLIRKYRASVKFIIAPHEVNEGSISAVLQAVGDGAIRFSEANQANVPQYDVLVIDNIGMLSSLYSYGTYAYIGGAFGKGLHNTLEAAVFGLPLFFGPRYDKFQEAKDLVELECAFPVKNASGLLQAFGKVHTTPGLRQRITENEKQYVKQQAGATAKIMADIKRLLH encoded by the coding sequence TTGAAGCTACTCTACGACATCGGCCTGAAGGCATATAGGGCAGCCATTGCCCTGGCGGCTCCTTTCAACGGGAAGGCAAGTCTGATGCTGGAGGGGCGCGAACGGCAGTTTGAACGGCTGCAGCGGGCCATGCAGGGCAACCAGTCGCCGGTGGCGTGGTTCCATTGCGCCTCTTTGGGCGAGTTTGAGCAGGGGCGGCCGGTGATGGAGGCGTTTCGGGAAGCGTTCCCGCTATATAAAATTCTGCTCACCTTCTTCTCCCCCTCCGGCTATGAGGTGCGCAAAAACTACAGCGGAGCAGATGATATATACTACCTGCCCCTCGATAGCAAGGAGAACGCCGCCCGGTTTGTGCAGCTTGTGCAGCCAAGGCTGGCGGTGTTTGTGAAGTATGAGTTCTGGCACTACTACCTGCAGGAACTGCAGCGGCGGCAGATTCCGGTGCTCTCCGTTTCCGCCATCTTCCGCAAAGAGCAGCTTTACTTCAAACCGTATGGCCGGTTTTACCGCGACATTCTGCGCCGCTTCACTCATATATATACCCAGAACCAGGCCTCGCTGGAGCTTCTGAGAAGTATAGATGTGCAACAGGCAAGCGTTGCCGGCGACACGCGATTCGACAGGGTGCTGCAGACGGCGGCTTCCGTTAAAATTCTGCCGCTGGTGGAGGCCTTTGTGCAGCAGCAACAGGTGTTTGTGGTGGGCAGCAGTTGGCCCCCCGATATAGACGTGCTGCTGCCGCTTATCCGGAAGTACCGCGCCAGCGTCAAATTTATCATCGCGCCGCACGAGGTGAACGAAGGCAGCATCAGCGCTGTGCTGCAGGCCGTGGGCGACGGCGCTATCCGCTTTTCGGAGGCAAACCAGGCGAATGTGCCACAATATGACGTGCTCGTGATCGACAACATCGGCATGCTGTCGTCTTTATATAGCTATGGTACCTACGCCTATATCGGCGGCGCGTTCGGCAAGGGCCTGCACAACACGCTGGAGGCCGCCGTGTTCGGACTGCCGCTTTTCTTCGGGCCGCGCTACGACAAATTTCAGGAGGCAAAGGATTTGGTGGAGTTGGAATGCGCTTTCCCGGTAAAGAATGCCTCTGGACTGCTGCAGGCCTTCGGGAAAGTTCACACCACGCCCGGCCTCCGGCAACGCATTACCGAGAACGAGAAACAATACGTAAAACAGCAGGCAGGCGCCACCGCCAAGATAATGGCGGATATAAAGCGCCTGCTTCATTAA
- the rsgA gene encoding ribosome small subunit-dependent GTPase A: protein MKGVVVKSTGSWYLVRDAEGNLHRSRLRGKFKLKEMKVSNPLAVGDRVEFDVEDTGEETAVIYKIEERDNYIIRQSTHKSAHAHILAANLDQALLIVTLVSPRTSFGFIDRFLVTAEAYEIPTVLIFNKTDLYDEDVRDYQRQISHMYKQVGYDSLSVSASENQGMDELQALLQGKTSLLAGHSGVGKSTLINLLVPDLELKTSGISDFSDKGVHTTTFAEMFEVSKDTYIIDTPGIKELGIVDIPAAELGHFFPEMRERLNQCRFHNCTHFNEPGCAVIEAVRRNEISLTRYESYLSMLHGGDNRK from the coding sequence ATGAAAGGAGTAGTAGTAAAATCGACGGGTTCGTGGTACCTGGTGCGCGACGCGGAAGGCAATCTGCACCGCTCGCGCCTGCGCGGCAAGTTCAAGCTGAAGGAGATGAAGGTGAGCAACCCGCTGGCCGTGGGCGACCGCGTGGAGTTTGACGTGGAGGACACCGGCGAGGAAACGGCCGTTATATATAAAATCGAGGAACGCGACAATTACATCATCCGGCAGTCCACCCACAAGTCGGCCCATGCCCATATCCTCGCCGCCAACCTGGACCAGGCGCTGCTGATCGTGACGCTGGTGTCGCCCCGTACCTCGTTCGGCTTCATCGACCGCTTCCTGGTGACGGCCGAGGCCTATGAGATTCCGACGGTTCTTATTTTTAACAAAACCGATTTGTACGACGAGGACGTGCGCGATTACCAGCGCCAGATCAGCCATATGTATAAGCAGGTCGGGTATGACAGCCTCTCCGTTTCCGCCTCAGAAAACCAGGGGATGGACGAGCTGCAGGCGCTGCTGCAGGGTAAAACGTCGCTCCTTGCCGGCCACTCCGGCGTGGGCAAGTCTACGCTCATCAACCTGCTGGTGCCGGACCTGGAACTGAAAACCTCCGGCATCTCCGACTTCTCCGACAAGGGCGTACACACCACCACCTTCGCCGAGATGTTCGAGGTAAGCAAAGACACCTATATCATCGACACGCCCGGCATCAAGGAACTCGGCATCGTGGATATACCTGCGGCAGAGTTGGGCCACTTCTTCCCGGAGATGCGGGAGCGCCTGAACCAGTGCCGCTTCCACAACTGCACCCACTTCAACGAGCCCGGCTGCGCCGTGATAGAGGCCGTGCGCCGCAACGAAATCTCCCTCACCCGCTACGAGAGCTACCTGAGCATGCTGCACGGCGGCGACAACAGGAAGTAA
- a CDS encoding Trm112 family protein has protein sequence MNPSLLNKLCCPLDKQELESKVFVQHENGDIIEGLLTCPACRRYYPIIYGIPILTPDEYREKALEEPILKKWGLALTESGAGSFLLKA, from the coding sequence ATGAACCCATCGCTCCTGAATAAACTGTGCTGCCCCCTCGACAAGCAAGAACTCGAATCCAAAGTGTTTGTACAGCACGAAAACGGGGATATTATCGAAGGACTGCTTACCTGCCCTGCCTGCAGGAGGTACTACCCGATCATATATGGTATCCCTATCCTGACACCTGACGAATACCGGGAAAAGGCGCTGGAGGAGCCGATCCTGAAAAAGTGGGGTTTGGCCTTGACGGAATCCGGGGCCGGTAGTTTTCTGCTGAAAGCGTAG
- a CDS encoding DUF4091 domain-containing protein, producing the protein MRLILCLLGILCSTFSLAQSNYRELPDPHPADQAPWKNLKDGTYIRFASPDIRYGKNEVPTESLSPSGWQGKAWKGEKVHTQLVIWTTRPLEKVSLEVGALTDGKGNRIPAEQIQADFVRYVMADGLNDKGSGCGIPDNLDSTLVADVIDVADDLPVAANTTQPVWLSINVPEDVPAGTYKGKINVKEGSRRNLGTLNYSVEVVNRTLPAPKDWAFHLNLWQSPDAIARVHGVEKWSDEHLEVMKPYMEMLADAGQKVITTTLIYDPWNSQTHDIYSSMIKWTKKKDGTWSYDYTAFDKWVSAMMALGIDNMIECYSMIPWNLKFYYYDEALGKDTVLVAEPGTPAYRAHWQPMLNDFAKHLKQKGWFDKTLIAMDERPMEAMQKAIAVIKDADKDFKISLAGNYHPEIQKDLYYYTVASNQAVEAATMQEREKAGYVTSFYTACPEAYPNTFTFSPPAEAAWMGWHAANKNYDGYLRWAYNSWPPNPLQDSRFRSWSSGDTYFVYPGYRSSIRFERLIEGIEDFEKIRILREEFKKNNQQDKLRKLEAVVGAFKLEALKTTPAADMLHKAQQALNAF; encoded by the coding sequence ATGAGATTAATACTATGCTTACTAGGGATTCTATGCAGTACCTTCTCACTTGCCCAAAGCAACTACCGGGAGTTGCCGGACCCGCACCCGGCGGACCAGGCCCCGTGGAAAAACCTGAAAGACGGCACCTATATACGCTTTGCCTCACCCGATATCCGGTATGGGAAGAACGAGGTTCCGACAGAATCGCTGAGCCCGTCCGGCTGGCAGGGCAAGGCATGGAAAGGAGAGAAGGTGCATACCCAGCTTGTTATCTGGACCACCCGCCCGCTGGAAAAGGTGAGCCTTGAAGTGGGGGCGCTGACTGACGGAAAAGGCAACCGCATACCGGCCGAACAGATACAGGCTGACTTTGTCCGCTACGTGATGGCCGATGGGCTGAACGACAAGGGCAGCGGCTGCGGCATCCCGGATAACCTGGATTCCACGTTGGTGGCAGACGTGATTGATGTGGCGGATGATTTGCCTGTGGCCGCCAACACCACCCAGCCTGTGTGGCTGAGCATCAACGTTCCGGAGGATGTACCCGCAGGCACTTACAAGGGGAAAATCAACGTGAAGGAGGGGAGCAGGCGCAACCTGGGCACCCTGAATTACTCTGTAGAGGTGGTGAACCGCACCTTGCCGGCACCGAAAGACTGGGCATTTCATCTCAACCTCTGGCAGAGCCCGGATGCCATTGCCCGGGTGCATGGTGTGGAGAAATGGTCGGATGAGCACCTGGAGGTGATGAAACCCTATATGGAGATGCTGGCCGACGCAGGGCAGAAGGTCATCACCACGACCCTCATTTACGACCCCTGGAACAGCCAGACCCACGATATATACAGCTCCATGATTAAGTGGACAAAGAAAAAAGACGGCACCTGGAGCTATGATTACACGGCGTTCGACAAATGGGTGTCTGCTATGATGGCGCTCGGCATCGACAATATGATTGAGTGTTACAGCATGATCCCCTGGAACCTCAAGTTTTACTACTACGACGAGGCGCTGGGGAAAGACACCGTGCTGGTGGCGGAGCCGGGCACACCGGCCTACAGGGCGCACTGGCAGCCGATGCTTAATGATTTTGCAAAGCACCTCAAGCAAAAGGGATGGTTCGATAAAACTCTAATCGCGATGGACGAAAGGCCGATGGAGGCCATGCAGAAGGCCATTGCGGTGATTAAGGATGCGGATAAAGACTTTAAAATATCGCTGGCGGGGAATTACCACCCGGAGATTCAAAAGGATTTATACTATTACACCGTCGCCTCGAACCAGGCAGTGGAGGCTGCAACCATGCAGGAAAGGGAAAAGGCGGGCTATGTCACCAGCTTCTACACGGCTTGCCCGGAGGCCTACCCGAACACGTTTACCTTCTCACCGCCAGCTGAGGCTGCGTGGATGGGGTGGCACGCGGCCAACAAAAACTACGACGGGTACCTGCGGTGGGCATATAACAGCTGGCCGCCCAACCCGCTGCAGGACAGCCGCTTCAGGAGCTGGTCATCCGGCGACACCTACTTTGTCTACCCCGGCTACCGATCCTCCATCCGGTTCGAGCGCCTGATAGAAGGCATCGAGGATTTTGAAAAAATAAGGATACTGCGGGAAGAATTCAAAAAGAACAACCAGCAGGACAAGCTGCGGAAACTGGAGGCAGTTGTGGGCGCGTTTAAGTTGGAGGCCCTGAAAACCACCCCGGCGGCAGATATGCTCCACAAAGCCCAGCAGGCCCTGAACGCGTTTTAA
- the chrA gene encoding chromate efflux transporter, whose protein sequence is MNGGKDLAEVAKLFLKLGFISFGGPAAHIAMMEDEVVRKRKWITPEHFLDLIGATNLIPGPNSTEMTMHCGHERAGVKGLFVAGFCFILPAVVITAVFAWLYQLYGQLPEVEPYIYGIKPAVIAIIVGAIYALGKKALKSVQLGMVGAVVLIVTLLGISEIAALLGAGVAGILLYLIRNSGQQTARGLLPYTLLHVAGSSLADISQLKLFWIFLKVGAVLYRSGYVLFALLDGELVATGILTRQQLIDAVAVGQFTPGPVLSTATFIGWQIGGLPGALLATLGIFLPSFFFVLLLNPLIPRMRNSGLMAAFLNHVNVASVAVIVAVAVTMSRDTLTDWRTIVIAVVSLAVTFGYKKLNSAFIVGGGALLGYILTLL, encoded by the coding sequence ATGAATGGTGGAAAAGATTTAGCGGAGGTGGCCAAGCTGTTCCTGAAACTTGGCTTCATATCGTTTGGAGGCCCTGCCGCTCACATCGCCATGATGGAGGATGAAGTCGTGCGAAAGCGAAAGTGGATAACGCCTGAGCATTTTCTGGACCTGATTGGGGCCACCAACCTCATACCCGGACCGAACAGCACGGAAATGACCATGCACTGCGGACATGAGCGGGCAGGTGTGAAAGGGCTCTTCGTCGCGGGCTTCTGCTTTATACTGCCTGCCGTCGTTATCACGGCTGTTTTTGCCTGGCTGTACCAACTATATGGCCAGCTCCCGGAGGTGGAGCCCTATATATACGGCATCAAGCCTGCTGTGATTGCCATTATTGTAGGGGCCATATATGCTTTAGGCAAAAAAGCCCTGAAGTCTGTACAGCTCGGTATGGTCGGGGCTGTTGTATTAATCGTCACGCTGCTGGGCATCAGCGAAATTGCCGCACTGCTGGGGGCTGGCGTGGCAGGCATCCTCCTTTACCTGATAAGGAACAGCGGGCAGCAAACAGCCAGGGGCCTGTTGCCATATACCCTGCTGCATGTGGCCGGGTCCTCGCTGGCTGATATCTCCCAACTGAAACTGTTCTGGATTTTCCTGAAAGTAGGCGCAGTGCTGTATCGGAGTGGCTACGTGCTGTTCGCACTCCTTGACGGAGAGTTGGTGGCAACAGGCATACTCACGAGGCAACAGCTGATAGATGCCGTTGCGGTTGGGCAATTCACGCCCGGGCCCGTGCTTTCCACCGCCACTTTCATCGGCTGGCAAATAGGCGGCTTGCCCGGTGCGCTGCTTGCAACCCTCGGCATCTTTCTTCCCTCCTTTTTCTTCGTCCTGCTCCTGAACCCGCTCATCCCCAGAATGCGCAACTCGGGCCTTATGGCTGCCTTTCTCAATCATGTGAACGTGGCATCCGTTGCCGTCATTGTTGCCGTGGCTGTAACCATGAGCAGGGACACGCTGACAGACTGGAGAACCATCGTTATCGCCGTAGTGAGCCTTGCCGTGACGTTCGGATACAAGAAGCTGAACAGTGCCTTTATTGTTGGCGGCGGCGCACTCCTGGGTTATATCCTGACCCTGCTTTAG